The DNA region CGGCCAGTACTACTGCTGTCGATGTGACAGCACAGAGGATCACCAGATCGCCAGGTCCGACGAGCAGAGCGGAAGCGCTGCTCGTGGTCAGGCCGGCAATCAACAGGCCGCAAGTCCAGGCGATCGCGTCGATGGCGGCTTGCACCGCCGGCCGGCGGCACCGGGCAGCAATCCCGGACCGACCACTCGGCAAAGCGCGGCTTTCCTGTGCGGTGTGAAACACCGCAGGATGAACCGCTGTCATCTTGTCGTTGCCCGCGCGTTCCTCACGCAAGGTGAACCCCGATCAGCAGGTCGTCATGTGCCAAAGGCCTATTCCGGCACTTTGCTGACGGTATGTCCACGGACGCCGCCGCATCCTTTTGGGTGGATTCGGAATATATCTTGTGTTCTCGAACACTTGATTTTCTGTGGGCGCGATCTCGCTGCTCGGGCGGGTGAGTCCGCTGCACTCTTCATGAGCGGGCGTGGGGCCCTTGAGGTTTACCTGAGCGGCCCTACTACTTCACGCACGGCTGGATACTCACCTTGGTGGTCTGCGGCCATGCCAACGGTTGCAAGGGCACGACGGGGGCGCGGTCCGAAGCCGGTTCCAGCAGACGAATGTCCACTTCTCGCGTCTGACCGGGCAGGAGTTCCACCTGCGTCCCGAGTACCGGGTGACCGCGTTCCTCGGTCGACGACAACAGAAGTCGCCGCCCGTCCAGGGTCCCACTGGTGAACCGCGCACCGGAACTGGCGTACAAGGAAAGCCAGATGCTTGTGGACCCCGGGAGGTGTGAGCGCAGGGGATCGTCGGAACGGAGAGCGACGAGGGCAGGCAGGCCCGTAGCGGGAGCGGCGTTTGTCAGTTTGATTCGCACTACGCTGGAACGGGTACCGCCCTCGCAACGACCAAGTTCGTAGGTCAGCGACCGGCGCAGATAGTAGTCCATTTTGTTGCCTGCGGAATTGTTGACCACGAGATAGGCGAACGGCCCTGTTCTCTCGGGGACGTCGCCGGCCAGCTCGGCTTCTTCGAGTGCCGACTCGGTGGAGGCGTCTCTGCTCCACACGCGCAGTCGGCCGTCGTCGGCGTTCTGTCGCAGTGCGTGGAGGAGGGCCGCCGAATCGTGGTGGCTGCCCAGCAAGGCAGTAGCTACTGACTGTGCGACCTGTACCAGGAAACGCTTTCGTGCGGTGTTGCTGTACGACGCGTAAAGGGTGCTCTCGGTGAACTCTACGGTGTTGTCCGCTGTCAGATGCTTTCCGTCCGGAAGGCGGACCGGCCCCGTGGCTTTGAGGACACGGGCGAGTCCCACAGGATCGGTCGCGATGGCCCCATCGAGACGCTGCCCCGTGTGACGCTGCCACAAGCCCGCCCAGATCTGCGCCGCATAGGGAAAATGAGCGGACAGATTGGAATTAGCCAGCCCCTGGGTGCTCTCAGCAGCTCCGTACCGGCGGTCGAACTCCGGCCCGAAGTTCGCCACGGGGGTGGTGGTACGCGGCAGCGTGTCATCCGACGCGAAGTCGTGCAAAGTGATGCGGCCACGGTCGGCGGTCAAGATGCCAAAGGTGCCTACGAGGCCACCGGTCCCCCGGGCCTCGGCATTGTTCTGAAAGGCAAGAAAGTAGGAGCGTGGCTCTGAGGCGCCCAGAAGAGGCATCAGCAGCCGCATCGTCGCCTTCGCCTCGGAGACCGAGCCGGAAAGGCGCGCCACTCGGTCGGACAGCCGCTGCCGTTCCGTGTCGAGGCGACCGACCACCGTCGAGCCGGGCAGGCCGTTCAAACTCGTCTCGATTCCGGTCAGCCGGCGGTGCACATTCCCCAGCAGGTCCGTGGCAGCCGAGAGCCGGCGGAGGTCGACGCGACCCTGGTGCACAATCTGGCCGGACGCGAGCAGCTGATGCAGTCGCACCGTCTTCGGGAGCACCCCGGTGGCCATCTCGTCGGCGGCGACACTCAGTCCCCGGGCGGAACGGAGCGGTGGGCCCATCAGGGGGAGGTACTCGGCTACGCTCCACACCGGCGTGCCGGCCGCGCTCCGGGCGGCCGCTGTGTGTTTCCGGATGTCGCCCAGCACCTCGGCCGAAGGCTGGCGATGACGGGCCATCTCCGTTTGCAGTCGGTCGGTGGTCACCTGAGCCGCAGCGAGATTGCTCTGGACCGCGCGGACCTCCCACACCAGGAAACCGGCCGACGCGGCGGACAACAAACCGACGGCTCCGGCAACCCAAAGGAAAACCCGGTGGCGGCGCCTTGACACCAGAGCCGCGAATGCCCGCGCACCCTCCTCAGCGCCCTTCCGGCTGCGCGTCGGGTCTTTGCCTGCCTTCATTGCCTACCCACGAATCGAAGGGCCTACCGGAACCAAGCATTGGGAATGGATCAGTAATGTCAGTCACGGAGACGCGTTGCGAACTTCACCGCGCCAAGTAGCGGGAAACTCGGTCCGAACGGCCTAAAGGTTGTTCCGTGAGTGAACTCTGAGCTTCCTCGGGAGCCGTTGGCCGTCGTGCGGGCCGGCTCGTCTATCCGGCGAGGGTGAGGTTGTGCATCCGGGCGATGCCGAGCATGGCATGGTGAACGCCGTCGCCTTCGAGACGGCAGTCTTTCCAGTCCGGCAGGTCTTCGCCCTTGCGTCGGCGCTGGGGCATGACGAGCCCGGTGCTGGGACAGCCGCCGTCGGCGATCGTGAGTGTTCTGCCAATGGCGACTTTGGCGCCTGATTCCTCCCATGCCTTGCGGTCGTTGCGGTTGCCGGGCAACGGCTGGCCCACCACGACGACCAGGCGGGTGTCGGCGTCGATGACGACCTGGTGGTGGTCGAGTTCCGGTAGTTCTAATAGCTCATCGGTGAGCCCGAGCACGGCAGTGCAAGGGCCTCCATGCAAGGTGGAAGCCTGCCGCCGTTCTGGGGCCTTGATCCCTGTGTTCAGACCGGCTCTGCCTCGCGTTTGGCCGCTGCCGTCAGGAGCGGTCGAGTGGAGCATGACCTGCGACTTCGTGGCCCGGATCTCGACCAGCTGGCGGGGGCGGACTCGACGGGCGGGCACCGAGTAGAGGTTGCCACCGAAGGCGACCAGACAGCCTTTGCCGACCGGCCGCAGGTGTCGCTCGGCCACCAGACACGGCGTCGGCGGCAGTGGTTTGAGGGCCGCGTGGTCACGGGCCGCCCGCTCGCCGATGACCTCCCGGTGCGTCTTGTGGACCTGAGCTGCATCGGCCAGCGTGCGGTCATAGCGACTGTGCACCCGCGCAGAACCGCAACCGCAATCCGGACACGCCACCGCCAACTCGCGGGTGCAGGCCGCGATGCGGACCACGCCGCCCGCCACCCACACTCGCCCCACCCGCACCACATCCAGGTGCGGGGACATGATCCGTACGAGGTCATCACACTCGCTGACAGTGCCGCTACCTGTGACGGAGCGTCATCGGCGCACGGTGGCACACGCCAGCTTCACGGAGATCTTGCCAGGGCCACGTTCACGTGTACGCCGACAGCACCTTTGACCTTGCGGTTCTTCAGCCAGGTTTCTATGCGCCTGACGCCGCTGCGACGGATGGCTGCCGGCGTCTGGTAGCCGGTCAACAGCAGACGGGCCCTTTGTTCGTCAGGCTGAGGGCCCGCTCCAAAGCCGGGCAGATCTCCAGGAGTTGCTCTCGGGGGTTGGCGTCGATGCGGTGGATGCCTTACTCGGTGGCGTCGGCGACATCATCGAGGTGGTCGGCAACGAGGTTGGCGAGTTCACGCTTCTTGAGCGAGGACCACAGCAGTTCCACCGGGTTCAGCTCGGGAGCGTAGGTGGGTAATCGTTCCAGGGTGAGCCAGTCCTGTTCGGCGACCCAGGCCCGCATCGCCGGCTCCAGTGGGCGGACAGGCCGTCCCAGACCAGAACCACTCGCTCGCCGCGGTAGAACACCTCCACCTGCTCCAGGACCTCGATGAGCCCGGCGGTGTCGTAGCTGCCGGGCTTGAGGTGGAAACACAGGCGGGCTCCGCGATCGGGGTCGGTGGAGTGGTAGCCCAATGCTCCGGCCATCGACGCGCGCTTCCAGTTCAGGCGGTGCCGCAGGAGCGGAGTCCGCCCTCGGGGCGAGTAGGTGCGGCGGATTGAGGGAGCAGGGACACGCCTGATTCGTCGAGGAAGACGATCCAGGCAAACGTGACAGCGCCAGAAGTGGACCAGAGCCCTCAGAAACCGACACAGTCATCGGAGCCTCTCCCGGCCTCGGTCTACCTCTTCTTCGGAGGCGCGAGGGGGATGACGGTGCGGGCGCCGCGCAGAGTTGCGATTCAGGAACTCGCTCGTGCAGGTCCGGATGTACTGGGACCCGCGGCTCGACGCGCGCGTCCGCGAGGCGGCCACCATCACCACC from Streptomyces sp. ALI-76-A includes:
- a CDS encoding DUF4012 domain-containing protein; amino-acid sequence: MKAGKDPTRSRKGAEEGARAFAALVSRRRHRVFLWVAGAVGLLSAASAGFLVWEVRAVQSNLAAAQVTTDRLQTEMARHRQPSAEVLGDIRKHTAAARSAAGTPVWSVAEYLPLMGPPLRSARGLSVAADEMATGVLPKTVRLHQLLASGQIVHQGRVDLRRLSAATDLLGNVHRRLTGIETSLNGLPGSTVVGRLDTERQRLSDRVARLSGSVSEAKATMRLLMPLLGASEPRSYFLAFQNNAEARGTGGLVGTFGILTADRGRITLHDFASDDTLPRTTTPVANFGPEFDRRYGAAESTQGLANSNLSAHFPYAAQIWAGLWQRHTGQRLDGAIATDPVGLARVLKATGPVRLPDGKHLTADNTVEFTESTLYASYSNTARKRFLVQVAQSVATALLGSHHDSAALLHALRQNADDGRLRVWSRDASTESALEEAELAGDVPERTGPFAYLVVNNSAGNKMDYYLRRSLTYELGRCEGGTRSSVVRIKLTNAAPATGLPALVALRSDDPLRSHLPGSTSIWLSLYASSGARFTSGTLDGRRLLLSSTEERGHPVLGTQVELLPGQTREVDIRLLEPASDRAPVVPLQPLAWPQTTKVSIQPCVK
- a CDS encoding transposase, whose protein sequence is MRAWVAEQDWLTLERLPTYAPELNPVELLWSSLKKRELANLVADHLDDVADATE